The Raphanus sativus cultivar WK10039 chromosome 2, ASM80110v3, whole genome shotgun sequence DNA segment attaatataactgaaaaagacaagcattaaaataggaaatttaatttaattctcagtggcatgcaattgtaaataacactgaaaactaagggatattctatatgtgtacttctgttttaataagatagatttatatgttattaccatattctaaaaaaattccaaaatataaatcgacaataaatgtaatatatgagttgttaccatattttaaaaagtttaccaaaaatataaattaacattaaatgtaattgtccatgtcatattaatagccatgtcatcaatttttagtagccatgtcatattatttttctgaaaatgattgtagagatgacatttggcaaaatcacttctcaaatatagattAGGGGATATAATCTTGTAATGAAATAAATCCAGAAAATTTCACATATGATCACCTTGGTCACTACAATAATGTTTAAAGTTATAGAGAGCTCACATAGacattatctaaaaattcagaaaatatatttatataaataaaatgacatGTCTTGTATGTTCTCTTCGGAAATTGATCATAAGACTATCGTCAACCAAAATTGATAAAGAAATACTCAAGTTCTTTGCGGGAATTCAAAGCTTATATGTGGACCAATTCATGTATCATGtagattattttaatatttatggtatTAATTAACACATATAGTAGATGATCATCTAGATATATGGCCTTTGTGAGATCTTTAACTGATATAATCAAACTGCAAGTTCAGTTTCCTGATTATACAATTAAATAAGTTATATAAGACGGTGTTGTTGAATTGATATCCAAATCATTCATTGTGTTGTATGGTAACAAGAATGGAAGTAGAACCTTTTATAGTGAATATTCGTACCCAAATGGTTTAGCTGAATCATTAATGAAGCTTCTGCAACTGATTACAACACCGCCAAAATGAGTTTAAAACTTTTAGCCTATGTATGGACATGAGCTATTTTTCATGCAGAAGCACTCATTCAGATAAGTGCATATTATAAGTATCCTCAACTAAATTAGCATTTGGCCAATAACCAAATATTTTCCTTCTAAGAATTTTGGGTTGTTCAATGTATGTAGATGTAGCACCAACAAAATGTACAAATATGGGATCACACAGAAGATTGAgaatatatattggttttgATTCTCTATCAACTCATGATTTTAAGAACCACATACCAGTGGTGTATTTATAACATGTTTCTGATTGTCATTATTTTGATGAGAAAGTATTCCCATttctaagaaaaataaacagtAGGAAAGGATATCAAATGGAATTTATAATCCTCGTTAACCTTGATCCTTGGgccaaaaaattgaaaaaaacagTTTGAAGAATTATgcatttgaaaaatataacaaatcaGATATCCCACACATTTTCATATACTAAAACAGTaactaaatttcatataccataAGGCTCTTGCTTGTTAGTCCTAGGTTTGTGGGTCAACCCACCCCGCGCTACCATGAgtagaatcattttttttatttaaaagttcaACCCGCATAACCCGCCAAGTAAAAATATTCAAACCGCATCCACCCGCCAAAATTTGCGGCTACCCCGCGGGACCTGTGgataatttttcattatattttagttattatttaattatttattttcgaaataatatatatttatataattaaaaatgtaatattttattttatatatatttttaagaaaatatttccctttaaaaaatcttttctttttttttaatttgcaggTGGACGAGTAACCATAACACAAATTAAAATGACCCGCACCCACCgcccaaaaaaaatttaaaatcaattgacCCACACCTACCCTGCCCCGCAGTGGGTCAAACGGGCTGGAGCCCGCGGGTAAAAACTCAAATTCTCAGGGCTATTGCATGTATCAAAATACCACTTGAGCATGTAAAAGCAGATGGTgcatatgaatttaaattacGTCTGAGTCATGGTAGACCTATCAATTCTAAGCATAATAATCCTAGAAAACTGATATGCACACATACATAATAGAACGAAGTATTTTGGAGGAAGAAAATGACGAGAGTAGTGACGAAGTACAGCATCATGAGTCAGAAGAAATAATGAGGTTTTATTAACTAcattcatattaaaatatatggaaaataaatgaaaaggaAAATGTTGATGATGTTTTTCATATCTTTTGCCAGGGGAGAGAACTGAGAAAATTTAAGATCCATAACCAAAATGTGTATAAGGCTGTAAAAATACATGACTGGAATTATAGATGCTAAGAATGTGTGAATAATCGTCATAGAATTCAAATTATAATGCAAAGATATCCAGCTATCGCTGTGAGTCTAATCAGATGACTAAGTCTTATGCTCCAGCTCTCGCATGTGAACAAGGatcaagtgtcgatcgatactatTGGCTAGATAATGATCAATACTTCCATAGTCAAGCGTTGTCTTCCTAATCAATATGTTCACTAGATTCCTAGACTACCTCTCGCATGTATCTAACAAGCTCAGCAAAATTAATCGAGGTAATGATCCCTTTCTTTGTAGTTGTCTATAATCCTAAAATCAGTGTTCTAATTAGGTACTTTAGAACTAGAGCTGGGAATTTGATTCATTATCCGCGGGCTCCGCCCCGTTTGACCCGCCGCAGGGCGGGTGCGGATCGAGGAATTTGAAAAAAACTGTTCGCGggtgcgggtgcgggtcgagtgaTTTTAACGCGGGGCGGGTGCAGGTCGACCGAATTTTAACTGCgggtacccgccaacccgcaaaattaaaaaaaaaaattctttttaaaatattaattttttttaataaaattatgttttttataaaaaataataaaaagtacgaatatttttaaaaatttaattaaaatatattacttatattgttttttaaaaaatattaataaaataattatttttattgtttttatattatcCGCGGGTCCCGCGGGTTACCCGTTAATTTATGCGGGGCGGGGCGGGTCTTACATTTTTTAGATGCTGGTCAAGCGGGTCGAATCTTTGAATCGAAAAAATGAGTCGACCCGCAAACCCAACACTATTTAGAACACAAGCAGTAAGACAAATTCTGATGAAAGAAACCTAATAATTGACCTTAGCAGTTCTATGGTCTACTAATATGTAAATCTAACAAGGTGAACTACTCatacataattaaatagaaCATAACAATAATCTGAATATAATGAATAAAATAGATAAGGTAAGAAAAACTGGAGTGAACAAAAAAAGGTAAGAAAACTGGAGTTTCAATACAAATCTCTGAAGGAGTCTTGGATCTTCTCTCTAAATCTACTAAAAGCCCTAGAAAAATATGTTGTGGTAAAAAGAAGTGTAAGATTGCTTTTGTGCCAAAACAATGGGCAAACACATAAATAGTAGATATTAGGTCAGTCAGGGGTAATTTTGTAATTATGTGGATCTTCTGGCTTCAAGTGGGTCACGAACAAGTCGGCCCGTCTATTCATGTCGGTGTCGAGCGATAATAAGGGgtcagtgtcgatcgacactccTTTTGAATCTCGACTCTGGCTAATTTCTTGAACATATAcaagtttttttattctttagCTCAAAAATGCTCCATAATCTCTACATTACTCTAAAACATACATGAACCCGAAAAGActcaaataaaatctaaacataaataatagatCCTAAAAAATCATACCATAGCTGAAAActggtaaaatccatggtatatcactgATTATAAATATTCTAAAGCTGCaagcaagatttttttttatcttgtttgcatatttttacaaaatctgTTTATAAAACACATGTTGAATCCTCAAACCTAAGATATGCAAAGAGTAGTATAAGGTAATGTGTCATCAGACCAAGAGAACATAAACAACTGTGTGGCCGAAATACGTATCATAAAATTGGCAGCCGAAGCCAGTGCTTGGTTGGCGTGGTGTCAAGGACAGCATGGGACACTGTCGATAATACTAACTCAACAAATATATCTCATGAAAATTTACAAGAGGAAATACCACCTACCTTGTAGGAGATGGATTGCATCCCTCCACAAAGCccataaaatagaatatttggCCCGATAAGCCGGCTAGGACATCGGCTCGTGAGAGTAGCTTCCGACCAAGCGTGCGGTCCCGGATTAAGACTACTTTACTTCGATGAAAGTGCGTCATCTTGGCTTGGAGGCCGATCGCTAGGCCCATTTTCTAAGCCCTAGAAGGATTGAGCCCATGTATGCAAGACAATCTAGGGAGAACAAGGGAAAAAAAGGTTTGACTACTTAAGTACGAGGGGGAGGAACGAGAGGGGGGATCCTAACACTTTACACACACCCACATGGCGGCTAGAAACTAGGGCTTTGCTCATTTGTATTCTTTCCGACTTATACTTTTCTTGCTAGCTCTCTGAGCACCGGCTTAATTCCCCTATCCTTTCCTCATTTGTAACCAAGATATTTTCTGATCTAATAAAACTCTTTTGAAGTAACCCACCGAAAAGTTAGGTGTTTACCGTATGAGTCCCGACTGAACACGGTTCAAACATACCTCACCACCAGAAGATGTTGGGGAGAAGGATACAACAACATCTCTTTTGTCTGCTCAGGAGGAAACACTTCAAGATTTCTCAAATATTACCAACTCTTCAGTCACATTAGAAGGTGATATATCTGCTCAAGCTCAAAACACAAGTAAGAAAGACACTCCTTCTAACATTATCATCACGGCAAGCCAATAAGTTACAAGCGATGATCTCTTAATTGTCACCCCTAACGTTCAGCACAGACATTCACAAGAGTTTGCACATGATACTGATTGGACCACATAGCATGATCTGGATTTAGGTGACAGAAGTGAGGCTACTTCCAACCTGACAAGAGGCGGAAGGATGATTAAGCCCACATCAAAATTTTAAGGTATGGAGTGGATAGTGACAGGAAGAAGAGCAAAACTCGAGGGTAGATGTTGCAGAAAATCATCATCTTCACTAACTTGTTACTGTTATGAATATTGTAGTGATTTCTATTAttgaatgttctagatttacttgattTCCAGTTTACTTATTATCCAAGTTATACGTGGCTTCCAAGCTAAACCCTCATATTGTAATCCTATATAAATGATTCATTACTCATAGAATAAGACACACTAATTCATTATCTTCTCTTATTTACTTTATAACAGTTACTCATATTTTGAAATGCTAATTAAGCTTAAtttcattatgttttttcttaatCTAGTTAATTATTTCTTAAGCGTCCATATGTCTAGTTTCATCAAACTTTGTCAAATTCTATGGTGTTATACAttctttgtgtttctttttcatatttaaatttgaaaacctTCTATCAAAAACTTATACTGGTGTGCTTGATTCAgtttttttattcaatttttttttgttgttgctcTTGCCCAAGGGCATATATGGCAGCATGAACTGCTTATGGGCGAAGGAAAGAAGCTATTTCTGTGCCCTTTGTTGGATCCCAAGCTGTAGGCTTTATTATGTAGGGTTTAGGTATTGTGATATAACctttttgttaagtttttttttattcacacTAAACTGAAGAtatctacatttttttttacatagaaCGGCTATTCTGTTAAGATGTCTAGAATTTGTTACGGGTAAAGTTCCATGAGTTATGGttataatttatatgtgatTCATTGTTATGTTTATAATTTACATggtataaattttcatttttctagtCATAGGGTTCTATGCTTAATCaatcttattttcattatatgattatatatctTTGTCTACATAagctaataaaattttatgtaacaTGAGAATTATATTTCTCAACGTGAGATGATCTGGAACGgattgaaatttttttagatagacataataaatttaagtattaaaataattttaccaaagtaaatacaaatattacattAGTCACTAGagtttttttgagaaataattAATCCCTAGATTTATACTTTTTGTTATAAGACAATTCAAAATTTACcccatttttattttgtaaatttttctaaatatcCATTATTATTAGTATTAACATAAAATTGTAGCTGACAGAAAAACATGAAATTGTATGTTACACatgcatatataataatttttaatcgttaaatttacaaaatattagaaGAAATATATGAGATCTAATGAAAGTCAATTATGAGTGTTAatcttgataaaaaaatattttttagtgaGCCAGTTCGCtctacattttaaattttactctACATTTTAACTCATGTAATAGTATTAACACTATACAGTAATTGAATCTTGATTTGTAGGATAAGGAATGGAAGTCAGTCAAGACTGAGATGGTCTATTTTATGCTCATCACTAGACTAAGTTTCTCATTTGCATGACAATCTAGAAAAGTATGTTAAGTGAAAGAACTAAAAAACTATAAAGCGCAGATGAGTATGTTTCAACAAAATTGTCAAAGAAACAAGAATAGTAAGTTGCATGTTCTTTCGCAATATTTTTGGGGTTAATCACTTTCCACGAAGACTCCATTATGATCTCTTTGTCTTTCTTctctaaaaagaaaagaaaaattccaTTATAGAAATCGGTGCATTGAATCAGTTATAAACGCGTAAAGGTTTATAGCAACGACTCTTCGAAATGAAAAGGGTTTAGTTATATTTACAAGCCGAATTATATAAGTAATTATccattttatgatttaattctTTAATTATTATGTTATGATTTGCATGATAAGAACAAATTCAATCATTGGGGGTATCACATTGCAATTGAGCTATGGTTGCAGTTTGTTTGTTTTCCGttggatatatcatatattcatATGAATATAAATGTTTGACGTTAATACTTTAAATTGAAATGCGGCTTATCATTTTAGTTTTCGAAATTATACCTAAGACTAATTATAAATACGTCTAATTGTAATATAACTAACGataatttctttttgtcaacaactAACAGGAATCATTATTGTTAGAATCTAATGAtgattattataaaatagtaataataattgaTAAGATTAGTTGGTAGTTggtataattatataaatgaaatttgcCAGGATTTTTTGACacggttttggtttggtttaaagaCCCAGCTAACTGGACAGAACATGCGCTTACGTCCATTGTCTtcaacaatatttttatttgctattttatagaaaaataattgaaatcTATGTAAATACTGATAGAGTAATAGAAAAATTCAGACGCCAAAGCCAAAGGATCAGGACTAGTAAACATTCTTATGCGAAATAGAGAACGTTTAGGTTGTTGATTTAAAGTATAATCTATTAGGATATTCCCATGTAGCAAGTACAACTATAGTTAATTAACATCAATAACattcaatataaaaaattttcaaccaaaaaaaaaagattcgatATATATTACAGGTTTTGTTATGACTACGTCGACTTCTCTGCTAAATGGCATTTATAAGCTGAAAAAATGATATTCAACCTGAccaatatatatcaaatttttgtTCTAagtcattataaaataaatgaagcTAGTCAAATACAGAATTTCAACTAAAATGTTTTGGTCCTGCAATTCAAGCGGTCTTGGTTCACCAAGCCATGTGTGATAGATTAATCACATGCCATGGGATTCTAATGATATTTGATATCCCTAACAAATGAAAAACACATTATGATAAAATCATCTTGATTATTTTAACTGAAAAAATACTAACATAGATTAGATAACTTACCATTCGAgttcatcaaaatatatttgatttcatCATTGGGAGAAGCTCTTTAAGCACTATGTGGTACGATTTCCAAGAGAATGTAGTTTTTCCCACGAGATTTATACATGCAAACGTATTCAATTTCTAACATAATGTAGATAAAATCATCTATAATGTATTTCATGTAAAGTTGTTTATCAAACACTTGGTGCAGTAGGGAAGGTTGTTTGCTTTGATCTATGTAGTTGTCAGATTTATCCACAGTATATCTCTGTTGAAAATCTGTGTATTTTGCTTAACTTAATCACATGTAACCTTGGGTTTCATGTTTCTCCGGTGTACCCCGGAAAGTTGTATTGGTCCGATGTCCAGTCTGCCGATGCCCTCAAAtgatgaaatttatataatatatggagtatattataaaaaagtataatataaagTTCAACAGTTTCTAATGATGATTTAAAGCCACATTGAAAATGGTTATTTTGATCGCACCACATTGAAAATGGTTATATATTcgatcaaaaaaagaaaatggttATTTTGAGAACAATACTTACATTCATCTCTGGAGTGAACTTTTTAAATTCACCTCACTTCTATTAGTCAATCAAATTGCCACGTAACattaatgacaaaaaatattaaatacatttttaaaaagccaaaaaatcttttaaatatcaATTCTAACAAAATTAATACCGAAAACTAAATCCTAGATCCAAATCataaccctaaacccaaactgtaaccctaaacccaaatcctataccctaaacccaaacctaagccctaaacccaaacactataccctaaaatcaaaatgctaaattctaaatctaaactgtaaattctaaacccaaaggtttgggtttagggtttagagctTGGTtctagggtatagagtttgatttTAGAGTATAGTGTTTGAATTTAGTGtctgggtttaggatatagaattttattttagggtatagagtctagagtttaggatatatggtttgggtttagggcttaagatttggatttagggtatatagtttgggtttagggttacggtttggatttagagtttagtttgcggtattagttttgttaaatatgacatttaaaaaaaaatttggcttttaaaaaatgtatttaatatttttgtcattAATCATACGTGGCGATTTGATTAGCTAATAGAGGTGAGGCGAATTTAAAAAGTTCACCCTAGGATtaaacctaagtattgttcttaTTTTGATCGCACCACagttagtgtttttttttttttaactcgaagAAAGTTGAGATACATAATGTCGATAAGAAATTAAAGacaaaaaacataaaccaaacaaaataaaacaaagacataaacagAGCCTAAAACCCATATATGTCCACAAGTCTATTCCTTCCACATTTCCAGAAGAATTCGATATCAATGGAGCTGACCTAAATAACAAATGTCTTGAGCAGTCCCAACCCTGAAGGGAATATCACCAAGCCATAATAGAACCAGCAACATCAGAAACAATCGAGAGGTCAAACTACACCAACTCCAGCAGCTGTTAACCATGTGAAACTTGCATGACCAGAAACCACCactaaaactaagatacaaagACAAAAGACCTTGAAACGCTACTTGGAAAAACGTCAAAAAAGACCACCAGCTCTTACACGCACCACAGTTAGTGTAACTACGTACTTCCtactaaaaatactatttttatttttattttttctaaaatgtatATACTATATTTATACCGCAATGAAAATATCAATTGTATTGTAGTTCAACAATTATACCTTCAAAAGGATCACCCAACTTAGCAGCCTTACTATAGGAGTCAATGATCTatgtgtgtctctctctctccttcatattatatatataccacAATGGCTCCATGAATTCCAAATCGGAGCACacagaaaacaaaagaagaaaggtttttttttcttgggcaTATCCCAAGTTTCCTTTCTttccttctttattttttttttgtgtgggtATAATTCCACAAGAAGAAAAAGCCCTTTTTCTAAAACTCCATCAAAGTTGATCGTAATGGGAAACTGTTTAGTTGGGAAGAAGATTGCAAATGTTGCTGAAGAAGATGATCGATTTGAAGAAGTGGTAGCGAAAAAGGATTACAAAGGGAAAGATCGCAAAGTGAAGATTGTTATAACGAGAGATGAGTTAGAGAAACTCATACTTTTCCAGCTTAACGCAGACGGTGCAGCTAAAGGAGGAGATGCCACGTTGGCTTCTTTTGGAGATTTTCTAAGAGAACTTGAGGCGGAGAGAGTGGCCGGAGAAGCTGCGGCTGCGGCGGCAGAGGAAGAGAAGTCTCGCCGAAAATTATGTCGGAGGTGGAGACCGTCGTTGGAGAGTGTCATTGAATGGCCTGAAGCAGTATAGtactctttattttattttattttcctattattcaaggttttcaaatattttatttttcaactaaaataaaatgattttctttttggaaattTACTTTTGCCTTTTTTTCTATACGACTTTTTTCCCGAGATCGTTTTTTGCATCTAAGATCTTGGGTTTTTGAAATGGGCAATGGTGTATTaccaaaagaaatatcaaaaaaagATTTCTATGTTTTGTTTACCTTTGAAATTTTGTGTCTCTCATCACCAATAAAGTTCATAGCTCTTGGTATAATCGTTGGCTTTCGAGTTTGTCTTTTCCTCCCGTGTGTAATAATGTAATATTGTCATGTTCTTCTCTTTGTGTTTTATATGTCCTTTAAGAAAATGTTTTTCCTTcagttcaaaaacaaaaacaaaaaaaatgcttTTCCctcttataattatttttggaactCTGGGTCAGGTGTATGGCAATGTCAAAGGCAGAGAAATAAATTCTCGTTCGATATATTCTTAAATCATTACAGTTTTGGTAggataaattaaataatttcagttttaataggtCATATATAGTAAACTAGTATACC contains these protein-coding regions:
- the LOC108829857 gene encoding uncharacterized protein LOC108829857 translates to MGNCLVGKKIANVAEEDDRFEEVVAKKDYKGKDRKVKIVITRDELEKLILFQLNADGAAKGGDATLASFGDFLRELEAERVAGEAAAAAAEEEKSRRKLCRRWRPSLESVIEWPEAV